The proteins below come from a single Acidobacteriota bacterium genomic window:
- a CDS encoding serine hydrolase domain-containing protein: MGNRCFVAATAALALSLMPHLMAAGGQTTSSPEAAVDKVFARWTSATPGCTVGVAVGGKTVLAKAYGMADLEHDVPNTVDTVFEAGSVAKQFTAMAVLLLAKDGTISLDDPARKYVPELPDYGAPLTIRHLLNHTSGLRDWGSMAGIAGAPRTTRAYTHAHVLDIVSRQTALNFPTGTEWSYTNTGFNLAAVIVSRVSGMSFAEFSRTRIFTPLGMTRTSWRDDHTRVVRGRASAYASASDGYHLDMPFENVHGNGGLLTTVGDLLTWNENFVTPVIGDRALLTTQSTAGQFNDGRPLDYALGLFVGQYRGARNIFHSGSTAGYRAHLNRFPDSHTSVAVLCNVATGDATRSANLVSDLFLTGLKPVTPTTPTSPAPAMTPAPTAAQLAEFSGSYWSDDAEVALTAVVENGGLVMKRRPDAVIALTAIDRDTFRGSLGMIAFRRDAAGKVNGLSIKQDRVWDLRFQRR, translated from the coding sequence ATGGGAAATCGCTGTTTCGTTGCCGCCACCGCCGCCCTGGCCCTGTCCCTCATGCCCCATCTCATGGCGGCGGGCGGCCAGACCACCTCCTCGCCAGAAGCTGCCGTGGACAAGGTGTTTGCCAGATGGACCAGCGCGACGCCCGGTTGCACGGTCGGCGTCGCCGTCGGCGGCAAGACGGTGCTCGCCAAGGCCTACGGCATGGCCGACCTCGAGCACGATGTGCCCAACACGGTGGACACCGTCTTCGAGGCTGGCTCGGTGGCCAAGCAGTTCACCGCGATGGCGGTGCTGCTGCTCGCAAAGGACGGAACGATCTCGCTCGACGACCCGGCACGGAAGTACGTTCCTGAACTGCCCGACTACGGCGCACCGCTCACGATCCGTCACCTGCTGAACCACACGAGCGGCCTGCGCGATTGGGGCAGCATGGCCGGCATTGCCGGCGCACCACGCACCACCCGCGCATACACCCACGCCCACGTCCTCGACATCGTCAGTCGCCAGACCGCGCTGAACTTCCCCACCGGCACCGAGTGGTCGTACACCAACACCGGCTTCAACCTGGCGGCCGTGATCGTGTCGCGGGTCAGCGGCATGTCGTTCGCGGAGTTCTCGCGAACACGCATCTTCACGCCGCTCGGCATGACCCGCACGTCGTGGCGCGACGATCACACGCGGGTCGTCAGGGGCCGCGCCAGTGCCTACGCCAGCGCGAGCGACGGCTACCACCTCGATATGCCGTTCGAGAACGTCCACGGCAACGGCGGACTGCTGACCACGGTTGGCGATTTGCTGACGTGGAACGAGAACTTCGTGACGCCGGTGATCGGGGACCGCGCGCTGCTGACGACGCAGTCAACGGCCGGACAGTTCAACGACGGCCGGCCGCTCGACTACGCCCTGGGCCTGTTCGTCGGCCAGTATCGCGGCGCACGGAATATCTTTCACAGCGGCTCGACGGCAGGCTACCGCGCACACTTGAATCGATTCCCGGACAGCCACACGTCGGTGGCCGTGCTCTGCAACGTCGCGACGGGCGATGCCACGCGATCCGCCAACCTGGTGTCGGACCTGTTCCTCACCGGGCTGAAGCCGGTGACACCCACCACGCCGACGTCACCGGCGCCGGCCATGACGCCAGCACCGACGGCCGCACAGCTCGCGGAGTTCAGCGGCAGCTACTGGAGCGATGACGCAGAAGTCGCCTTGACCGCCGTGGTCGAAAACGGGGGGCTCGTCATGAAACGCCGGCCCGACGCGGTGATCGCGCTCACGGCCATCGATCGCGACACGTTCCGCGGATCGCTCGGGATGATCGCCTTCCGCCGCGACGCGGCCGGCAAGGTCAACGGGCTGAGCATCAAGCAGGACCGTGTGTGGGACCTGCGCTTCCAGCGACGATAA
- a CDS encoding OmpA family protein, translating into MTRRQTLGALAVVVAVAGIASGQALVFPSPRATAEIVADNQDFPFIPALPGAQLISTTRIRGPLELRPAMARDEAVLAGKSYLQKTYDRPGSLTPIVFIAVLRDSLFAAGWKLIDVTKLEEIPIPGHRSLGEGGQPGTVNVAAHYSANDRIIYARMTLEPGGPYQVNVADVGGEDWAATLAKECHLRPYSIQFDLDRPTFRPEAAPSLEKLANVLKARAAPAVEVQGHMDNVGPAGDAARQALSEARARAVVAWLVANGVPAAKLTAKGYGKTRPVAANDSDLGRAMNRRIEIVRTGCSR; encoded by the coding sequence ATGACTCGCCGCCAGACGTTGGGCGCATTGGCCGTGGTGGTTGCTGTCGCCGGAATCGCCAGTGGCCAGGCGTTGGTCTTTCCATCGCCGCGAGCAACCGCCGAGATCGTCGCTGACAACCAGGACTTTCCGTTTATCCCGGCGCTCCCAGGGGCGCAGCTGATCTCGACCACGCGCATCCGCGGCCCCCTCGAACTGCGGCCGGCGATGGCTCGTGATGAGGCCGTGCTGGCGGGCAAGTCGTACTTACAGAAGACCTACGACCGCCCCGGCAGCCTGACGCCGATTGTCTTCATCGCCGTGTTGAGAGACTCCCTATTTGCGGCCGGCTGGAAGCTGATCGACGTGACGAAGCTCGAGGAGATTCCGATTCCTGGGCACCGTAGCCTTGGCGAAGGTGGCCAGCCCGGGACCGTGAACGTCGCCGCGCACTACTCGGCCAACGACCGGATCATCTACGCGCGCATGACGCTGGAGCCGGGCGGCCCCTACCAGGTCAACGTGGCGGATGTCGGTGGAGAGGACTGGGCCGCGACGTTGGCGAAAGAGTGCCACCTGCGGCCGTACTCCATCCAGTTTGATCTCGATCGGCCCACCTTCAGGCCCGAAGCGGCGCCGTCGCTCGAGAAGCTGGCAAACGTGCTGAAGGCGCGAGCGGCGCCGGCGGTGGAAGTCCAGGGTCACATGGACAACGTCGGCCCGGCAGGTGACGCGGCGCGCCAGGCGCTGTCGGAGGCGCGCGCGAGAGCGGTCGTGGCCTGGCTGGTCGCCAACGGCGTCCCGGCGGCGAAGCTGACGGCGAAGGGGTACGGAAAAACGCGACCCGTCGCGGCCAACGACAGCGACCTGGGCCGCGCGATGAATCGCCGGATCGAGATCGTCAGGACAGGTTGTTCGCGCTAG
- a CDS encoding ATP-binding cassette domain-containing protein yields the protein MISVNNVSMRFGSKVLFDEVTTTFLAGRRYGLSGPNGSGKSTFMKLLTGENQPQKGDVVRPKKLGVLKQDQFAFDKLRVIDTVIMGNARLWSALEERELLYAKAEMTEADGMRLGELEGIVGEEDGYEAESNAAILLQGLDIPDEVHERKMSELQGGQKVRVLLAQALFGHPQALLLDEPTNHLDLDSIHWLRDFLIRYDGTLIVISHDRHFLNAVCTHTADIDYQTIITYTGGYDDMVMAKTQIRSRLESQNEQRDKKIAQLQDFIQRFSAGTRSSQVQSRRKEVERLQTTELARSNIQRPYIKFTSLRPSGRTALEFEGIAKAHGSLQVIDDFSGIINRGEKIVLVGRNGTGKTTMLKALLSDAPGNIGSKSDLDAGTTKWGHEVSIGYFAQDHTGEIQKGLTAAAWLHQFDPDASRQDIHGLLGQMLFTGEEGLKPTEALSGGETARLLFCRIMLQKPNVLILDEPTNHLDLEAINALNVALQKFEGTVLLVTHDQDLMEEVGTRVWHFDHGKITDFKGTYEDYASANNLS from the coding sequence GTGATTTCCGTTAATAACGTCTCCATGCGCTTCGGCTCGAAGGTCCTCTTCGACGAGGTCACCACCACTTTTCTGGCGGGGCGCCGCTATGGTCTCTCGGGCCCCAACGGCTCGGGCAAGTCGACCTTCATGAAGCTGCTGACGGGTGAGAACCAGCCGCAGAAGGGCGACGTGGTTCGGCCCAAGAAGCTCGGCGTGCTGAAGCAGGACCAGTTCGCCTTTGACAAGCTGCGCGTGATCGATACCGTGATCATGGGCAACGCCCGGCTGTGGAGCGCGCTCGAAGAACGTGAACTGCTCTACGCCAAGGCCGAGATGACCGAGGCCGACGGCATGCGCCTGGGCGAGCTCGAGGGCATTGTCGGCGAAGAAGACGGCTACGAGGCCGAGAGCAACGCCGCCATCCTGCTGCAGGGCCTCGACATTCCAGACGAGGTGCACGAACGCAAGATGAGCGAGCTGCAGGGCGGCCAGAAGGTGCGCGTGCTGCTGGCGCAGGCGCTGTTCGGCCACCCGCAGGCGCTGTTGCTGGACGAACCGACCAACCACCTCGACCTCGACTCGATCCACTGGCTGCGCGACTTCCTGATCCGCTACGACGGCACGCTGATCGTGATCTCGCACGACCGCCACTTCCTGAACGCGGTCTGCACGCACACCGCCGACATCGACTACCAGACGATCATCACCTACACCGGTGGCTACGACGACATGGTGATGGCGAAGACGCAGATTCGCTCGCGGCTGGAATCGCAGAACGAACAGCGCGACAAGAAGATCGCGCAGCTGCAGGACTTCATCCAGCGCTTCTCGGCCGGCACCCGCTCCAGCCAGGTGCAGTCGCGGCGCAAGGAAGTCGAGCGCCTGCAGACCACCGAGCTGGCGCGCTCGAACATTCAACGCCCGTACATCAAGTTCACCAGCTTGCGCCCGTCAGGCCGCACGGCGCTGGAGTTCGAGGGCATCGCCAAGGCGCATGGTTCGCTCCAGGTGATTGACGACTTCAGCGGCATCATCAACCGCGGCGAGAAGATCGTGCTGGTCGGCCGCAACGGCACCGGCAAGACCACCATGCTCAAGGCGCTGCTGTCGGACGCGCCCGGCAACATCGGGTCGAAGAGTGACCTCGATGCCGGCACGACCAAGTGGGGCCACGAGGTGTCGATCGGCTACTTCGCGCAGGATCACACCGGCGAGATCCAGAAGGGCCTGACCGCGGCGGCGTGGCTGCACCAGTTCGACCCCGACGCGTCGCGCCAGGACATCCACGGCCTGCTGGGGCAGATGCTGTTCACCGGCGAAGAAGGGCTGAAGCCGACCGAGGCGCTGTCGGGCGGCGAAACCGCGCGGCTGCTGTTCTGCCGCATCATGCTGCAGAAGCCGAACGTGCTGATCCTCGATGAACCCACGAACCACCTCGACCTCGAAGCCATCAACGCCCTCAACGTGGCGCTGCAGAAGTTCGAGGGCACGGTGCTGCTCGTGACGCACGACCAGGACCTGATGGAAGAAGTCGGCACGCGCGTGTGGCACTTCGATCACGGCAAGATCACCGACTTCAAGGGCACCTACGAGGACTACGCTAGCGCGAACAACCTGTCCTGA
- a CDS encoding protein-L-isoaspartate(D-aspartate) O-methyltransferase, whose amino-acid sequence MFRHPFGALISAVAVACGVTGTAGQQGARDWDAQRERMVEDQLRARDIRSAQVLDAVRKVPRHLFVPEPQRVEAYEDSPLPIGLGQTISQPYIVAFMTQALEPEPSHRVLEIGTGSGYQAAVLSLLAKEVYTIEILSPLAEGSRKIFADLGYRNIHVRTGNGYLGWPEHAPYDRIMVTAAPDEVPPALVQQLKVGGLMAIPVGTANQELRILRRTETGTQLLRTLPVRFVPMTGKPKGEGL is encoded by the coding sequence ATGTTTAGGCATCCATTCGGCGCCCTGATTTCTGCCGTGGCGGTGGCCTGCGGGGTGACGGGAACCGCGGGCCAGCAAGGCGCGCGCGACTGGGACGCCCAGCGCGAGCGCATGGTCGAGGACCAGTTGCGGGCGCGCGACATTCGCAGCGCGCAGGTACTCGACGCCGTGCGCAAGGTGCCGCGCCACCTGTTCGTGCCGGAACCCCAGCGCGTCGAGGCCTACGAGGATTCCCCTCTGCCCATCGGTCTCGGCCAGACCATCTCCCAGCCCTACATCGTCGCGTTCATGACGCAGGCGCTTGAACCGGAGCCCAGTCATCGCGTGCTCGAGATCGGCACCGGGTCCGGCTATCAGGCCGCCGTGCTCAGCCTGCTCGCGAAGGAGGTCTACACGATCGAGATCCTCTCGCCGCTGGCAGAAGGGTCGCGCAAGATCTTCGCGGATCTGGGCTACCGCAACATTCACGTGCGCACCGGCAACGGCTACCTCGGCTGGCCCGAGCACGCGCCGTATGACCGGATCATGGTGACGGCCGCGCCAGACGAGGTGCCGCCGGCGCTCGTGCAACAGCTCAAAGTCGGAGGCTTGATGGCGATTCCGGTCGGGACCGCGAACCAGGAACTGCGCATCCTGCGGCGCACCGAGACCGGCACGCAACTGCTGAGGACACTTCCGGTGCGGTTCGTGCCGATGACCGGCAAACCCAAAGGCGAGGGGTTATAA
- a CDS encoding alpha/beta hydrolase domain-containing protein, which produces MTVRSVCLAACVLLFGSAAHADVVTLVVEKREAFSSAGRPYEKLTGRFYGELDARHPLNAVITDIEYAPRNARGRVEYSATFTILKPVDMTGATGILFYQVPNRGRSGIEGGGYFADFRSQGHVLVASGWQADIAAGAGIETMVTPVARNPDGSSITGPVMSRIADAPAGSNTQAIIRGRVTGTATPASLDPAKATLTRRASETGSRVPLGADEWAFADCTATPFPGTAAPDKVCLKGGFDPASLYELTYLAKDPPVHGIGFAATRDLIAFLRHGSAGNPLAAAVRHTIAQGNSQSGNYLRSLVHLGFNQDEAGRRVFDGMNPNIAARQLAMNIRFSAPSGAAEMFEPGSEGILWWGDYADQARGRQAGGLLARCQATETCPRIVETFGSAEFYSLRASPNLVGTRADRDIPLPANVRRYYSPSTRHGGGPGGFTVDVPVDACCLLASNPNPSADTNRALMHALVDWVAKDAPPPPSRYPRLDRGDLVPPTQAALGFPLIPGVSLPDGVIVPFFEYDFGPGFKNADVSGVVSLQPPIVRQTLPMLVPRVDADGNELAGVRSVLLEAPLGTYTGWNPIARGVFKGSIQSLGGGFVPFAQTKAQRLASGDPRLSLEERYGSHDAYVARVKAAAARAVVERFLLPDDAARLVAQAEKSNVLR; this is translated from the coding sequence ATGACCGTCAGGTCGGTCTGTCTCGCCGCCTGCGTCCTCCTGTTCGGCTCGGCCGCCCACGCCGACGTGGTGACGCTGGTGGTCGAGAAACGCGAGGCGTTTAGCAGCGCCGGCCGGCCGTACGAGAAGCTGACCGGCCGCTTCTACGGCGAGCTCGACGCCCGCCATCCGCTGAACGCTGTCATCACCGACATCGAATACGCACCCCGGAACGCGCGCGGCCGGGTCGAGTATTCGGCCACGTTCACCATCCTGAAGCCGGTGGACATGACGGGCGCCACAGGCATCCTCTTTTACCAGGTGCCCAATCGCGGTCGCTCAGGCATCGAAGGCGGCGGCTACTTCGCCGATTTCCGCTCGCAGGGCCATGTGCTGGTCGCCAGTGGATGGCAGGCCGACATTGCTGCGGGCGCCGGCATCGAGACGATGGTGACGCCCGTTGCCAGGAACCCGGATGGCTCCAGCATCACCGGACCGGTGATGTCGCGCATCGCCGATGCGCCGGCCGGATCCAACACGCAAGCGATCATTCGTGGCCGCGTCACAGGCACCGCGACACCGGCGAGCCTCGACCCGGCCAAGGCGACGCTGACGCGACGCGCCTCTGAAACTGGCAGCCGGGTGCCGCTCGGTGCCGACGAGTGGGCGTTTGCCGATTGCACCGCGACACCTTTTCCTGGCACGGCGGCGCCCGACAAGGTGTGCCTGAAGGGTGGCTTCGATCCCGCATCGCTCTACGAGCTGACCTACCTCGCCAAGGATCCGCCGGTCCACGGCATTGGCTTCGCGGCCACCCGCGATTTGATCGCGTTCCTGCGACACGGGTCCGCCGGTAATCCGCTCGCTGCGGCGGTCCGTCACACCATCGCGCAAGGCAATTCGCAGTCGGGCAACTACCTGCGGAGCCTGGTGCACCTGGGCTTCAACCAGGACGAGGCCGGCCGCCGCGTGTTCGACGGCATGAATCCGAACATCGCCGCGCGTCAGCTGGCGATGAACATCCGCTTCAGCGCACCAAGCGGCGCGGCCGAGATGTTCGAGCCCGGCAGCGAGGGAATCCTGTGGTGGGGCGACTACGCCGATCAGGCGCGCGGGCGACAGGCCGGCGGACTGCTGGCGCGCTGCCAGGCCACCGAGACGTGCCCGCGCATTGTGGAGACGTTTGGCTCGGCCGAGTTCTACTCGTTGCGGGCCTCGCCCAACCTCGTCGGCACGCGGGCGGATCGCGACATTCCGCTGCCGGCCAACGTCCGGCGCTACTACTCGCCGAGCACCCGTCACGGTGGCGGCCCGGGCGGGTTCACCGTGGACGTCCCGGTCGATGCGTGTTGCCTGCTGGCATCGAACCCGAACCCGTCCGCTGACACGAATCGGGCGCTGATGCACGCGCTCGTGGACTGGGTGGCGAAGGACGCACCGCCGCCACCGAGCCGTTACCCTCGCCTGGATCGTGGCGACCTGGTGCCGCCGACGCAGGCCGCCCTCGGGTTTCCGCTGATCCCCGGCGTCTCGCTCCCTGACGGGGTGATCGTACCGTTCTTCGAGTACGACTTCGGACCCGGCTTCAAGAACGCCGACGTCTCCGGCGTTGTCTCGCTCCAGCCGCCCATCGTGCGGCAGACGCTGCCCATGCTCGTGCCCCGCGTGGATGCGGACGGGAACGAACTGGCCGGAGTGCGCAGCGTGCTGCTCGAGGCGCCGCTCGGCACCTATACCGGCTGGAATCCCATCGCCCGCGGGGTGTTCAAGGGCAGCATCCAGTCGCTCGGCGGCGGGTTTGTTCCGTTCGCCCAGACCAAGGCGCAACGACTGGCGTCGGGCGATCCACGCCTGTCGCTGGAAGAGCGCTACGGCTCGCACGACGCGTATGTCGCCCGCGTCAAGGCCGCCGCGGCGCGCGCGGTGGTCGAACGGTTCCTGTTACCGGATGACGCGGCGCGGCTGGTGGCGCAGGCCGAGAAGAGCAACGTCCTGCGATAG
- a CDS encoding peptidase E produces the protein MERRDFIAASLIAPLATLAASPSSAAERLQAGASTNRRILIAGGGFNTAYIRYMAALTGKTRPKLLYLPTASADSPSGILTWYTNCATLNVEPSHQISFIASTRQTRTWEEVLLSVDGIVCSGGNTLNQQVIWKAHGIDVILRQAWDRGIVLGGASAGSLCWFEEGTTDSRPKELSIVQCLGFLKGSHSPHYDAEPGRRPLYQKLIGSGQMKPGYACDNDAGIYFEDNTVKRVVSTRAAAKVYYVSVEGGKVVEKVMEPEQL, from the coding sequence ATGGAACGCCGTGACTTCATCGCCGCCTCGTTGATCGCCCCCTTAGCCACCCTTGCCGCGTCACCCTCGTCCGCGGCTGAACGCCTGCAGGCAGGCGCCTCGACGAACCGAAGGATCCTGATCGCCGGTGGCGGCTTCAACACTGCCTACATCCGCTACATGGCGGCGCTCACGGGCAAGACGCGGCCGAAGCTGCTGTACCTGCCCACCGCGTCGGCCGATTCACCCTCTGGGATCCTGACCTGGTACACCAACTGCGCGACGCTCAACGTCGAACCGTCACACCAGATCAGCTTCATCGCCAGCACGCGGCAAACCCGCACCTGGGAAGAGGTGTTGCTGTCAGTCGACGGCATCGTCTGTTCGGGTGGCAACACGCTGAACCAGCAGGTGATCTGGAAGGCGCACGGCATCGACGTCATCCTGCGGCAGGCGTGGGACCGCGGCATCGTGCTCGGCGGCGCCAGTGCCGGTTCGCTGTGCTGGTTCGAAGAAGGCACCACCGACTCGCGGCCGAAAGAGTTGTCGATTGTGCAGTGCCTTGGCTTCCTGAAGGGCAGCCACTCGCCGCACTACGACGCGGAGCCGGGCCGCCGGCCGCTCTACCAGAAGCTGATCGGCTCGGGCCAGATGAAGCCGGGCTACGCGTGCGACAACGACGCCGGCATCTACTTCGAGGACAACACCGTCAAGCGGGTCGTCTCGACCCGCGCCGCGGCCAAGGTGTACTACGTCAGCGTGGAGGGCGGGAAGGTCGTCGAGAAGGTGATGGAGCCCGAACAGCTATGA
- a CDS encoding nucleotidyltransferase, with protein MRSPIADLLSDLGRAFDTLGISWYLFGAQAAIVYGVARLTADVDVTVRAPAMPTADWLATLTEHGFHGRFADAAFVASTRVLPVTHLDTGLPVDIVIAGPGLEDEFLDRAVMRSIDGVQVPVIEMADLVVLKILASRPKDLDDVVSLLRIHPGDLDTVRIRTVLKMLEDALGQSDLLSAFEQCLSRAQAGRG; from the coding sequence GTGCGTTCGCCGATCGCTGATCTGCTCTCGGACCTGGGGCGTGCCTTCGATACCCTGGGCATCTCCTGGTATCTGTTCGGTGCCCAGGCCGCCATCGTCTACGGCGTCGCCCGGCTGACCGCCGACGTGGACGTCACGGTTCGGGCGCCGGCCATGCCAACGGCCGATTGGCTGGCCACGCTGACCGAGCACGGCTTTCACGGGCGATTCGCCGATGCCGCCTTCGTCGCCAGCACGCGCGTCCTGCCGGTGACACATCTCGACACCGGCCTGCCGGTCGATATCGTGATCGCCGGTCCCGGGCTCGAGGACGAGTTCCTCGATCGAGCCGTCATGCGCTCGATTGATGGGGTGCAGGTTCCAGTCATCGAGATGGCCGACCTCGTGGTACTGAAGATCCTGGCCAGCCGGCCCAAGGATCTCGATGACGTGGTCTCGCTGTTGCGGATTCATCCCGGTGATCTGGACACCGTGCGCATCCGCACCGTCCTCAAGATGCTCGAAGACGCGCTCGGGCAGAGCGACCTGCTGAGCGCATTCGAACAGTGCCTGTCGCGAGCCCAGGCGGGCCGCGGCTAA
- a CDS encoding SDR family oxidoreductase, whose product MPTNEVLTEAAGAIAWLERIAGDRSLLRSLPTEDRHRFHRAIATLSEIDPQAKRKRQKAIKADGVRKAEAVLNESGIRALRRRPMITTPNVFPPQVDGSDTTNQLPPAVDRVCYVCKEPYSQLHHFYDQLCPACAETNFAARTELADLRGRVALLTGGRVKIGYQAGLKLLRCGAHLIVTTRFPRNAADRYAQEPDFVEWGHRLEIYGLDLRHIPSVEAFCRDMNATRERLDFIINNACQTVRRPPEFYTHMMEAELAASRDQPEHVGKLLGASEHAVALTDSGQGVVVAAQLSQVPMLEEELVARSHLFPTGQYDHDLQQVDLRDRNSWRMLLADVPTVEMLEVQFVNQVAPFLFNARLKPLMLRTAERDKHIVNVSAVEGQFYRAFKTTRHPHTNMAKAALNMMTRTAATDYFNDGIHMNSVDTGWVTDEDPVEIATRKTAEHRFHPPLDIIDGGARIVAPIVTGFNTGNHVWGQFLKDYKPTPW is encoded by the coding sequence ATGCCTACCAACGAAGTTCTCACCGAAGCGGCCGGCGCGATCGCGTGGCTGGAACGCATCGCCGGCGACCGGAGCCTGCTGCGGTCGCTCCCCACCGAAGATCGCCACCGCTTTCACCGTGCGATCGCGACGTTGTCGGAGATCGACCCTCAGGCCAAGCGCAAGCGGCAGAAGGCCATCAAGGCCGACGGCGTGAGGAAAGCCGAAGCCGTGTTGAACGAGTCCGGGATCCGCGCGCTGCGGCGCCGGCCGATGATCACCACGCCCAACGTGTTTCCCCCGCAAGTCGACGGGTCCGACACGACCAACCAGCTCCCACCGGCGGTGGACCGCGTCTGCTACGTCTGCAAGGAACCCTACTCGCAGCTCCACCACTTTTACGATCAGCTCTGCCCCGCGTGCGCCGAGACCAACTTCGCCGCCCGCACCGAGCTTGCAGACCTGCGAGGCCGCGTGGCGCTGCTGACCGGCGGGCGCGTGAAGATCGGCTACCAGGCGGGATTGAAGCTGCTGCGCTGCGGCGCGCACCTGATCGTGACGACGCGGTTTCCGCGCAACGCGGCCGATCGATACGCGCAGGAACCCGACTTTGTCGAGTGGGGCCACCGCCTGGAGATCTACGGCCTCGACCTGCGGCACATCCCGAGCGTGGAGGCGTTCTGCCGCGACATGAACGCCACGCGCGAACGCCTTGATTTCATCATCAACAACGCCTGCCAGACGGTCCGCCGTCCGCCCGAGTTCTACACGCACATGATGGAAGCGGAACTGGCGGCGTCACGGGATCAACCGGAACACGTCGGCAAGCTGCTGGGCGCAAGTGAACACGCGGTGGCACTCACCGACTCGGGCCAGGGCGTGGTGGTGGCCGCCCAACTCTCGCAGGTGCCGATGCTCGAAGAGGAGCTGGTCGCGCGGTCGCACCTGTTCCCGACCGGCCAGTACGACCACGACCTGCAACAGGTGGACCTGCGCGATCGGAACTCCTGGCGCATGCTGCTGGCCGACGTGCCGACGGTCGAGATGCTCGAAGTGCAGTTCGTCAACCAGGTGGCGCCGTTCCTGTTCAACGCGCGGCTGAAGCCGCTGATGCTGCGGACCGCCGAACGCGACAAGCACATCGTGAATGTCTCGGCCGTTGAAGGACAGTTCTATCGTGCCTTCAAGACGACCCGGCATCCGCACACCAACATGGCGAAGGCGGCGCTCAACATGATGACGCGCACGGCCGCGACCGATTACTTCAACGACGGCATTCACATGAACAGCGTCGACACCGGGTGGGTCACCGACGAGGATCCGGTCGAGATCGCGACGCGCAAGACCGCCGAACACCGCTTCCATCCCCCGCTCGACATCATCGACGGCGGCGCCCGCATCGTCGCGCCCATCGTCACGGGTTTCAACACCGGCAACCACGTGTGGGGCCAGTTCCTGAAGGACTACAAGCCGACCCCCTGGTAG